Proteins from a genomic interval of Caldicellulosiruptor diazotrophicus:
- the tgt gene encoding tRNA guanosine(34) transglycosylase Tgt codes for MAIKFELIKKSNKSNARRGRLYTPHGVIETPVFMPVGTQATVKAIMHRDLYEMGTQIILANTYHLYLRPGIDVIKEAGGLHRFMNWQKPILTDSGGFQVFSLGKLRTITDDGVEFRSHIDGSRHFFTPEKVIEIQNILGSDIIMAFDECVPYPVDHEYAKWAVERTARWLKRCKAHHKNTENQALFGIVQGSTYKDLRIESAKRTIEEDLPGYAIGGLSVGEPKELMYEMIEVLHPILPEDKPRYLMGVGTPDCLYESVIRGVDMFDCVFATRTARNGTVFTKEGRMIIKNAQYAKDFRPIEEDCDCYTCQNFTRAYLRHLIKAEEILGAILLSIHNVRFLLRFMEKLRKDIEEDRI; via the coding sequence GTGGCAATAAAGTTTGAGCTAATTAAAAAGAGCAATAAATCCAATGCAAGACGAGGAAGACTCTACACACCACACGGAGTGATTGAAACACCGGTTTTCATGCCAGTTGGAACACAAGCAACAGTCAAGGCAATTATGCACAGGGACCTGTACGAGATGGGAACTCAGATAATTTTGGCAAACACGTACCATTTGTATCTTCGACCTGGAATAGATGTCATAAAAGAAGCAGGTGGACTTCACAGGTTCATGAACTGGCAAAAACCAATTTTAACCGACAGTGGCGGGTTTCAAGTGTTTTCACTCGGCAAACTTCGAACAATCACAGACGATGGCGTTGAGTTCAGGTCGCACATAGATGGTTCTCGGCACTTTTTCACACCCGAAAAGGTGATAGAGATACAAAACATTTTAGGTTCTGACATCATAATGGCGTTTGATGAGTGTGTGCCATACCCTGTTGACCATGAATATGCAAAATGGGCAGTTGAGAGAACAGCAAGATGGCTCAAAAGATGCAAAGCTCATCACAAAAACACAGAAAATCAGGCTCTGTTTGGGATAGTGCAGGGTTCAACTTACAAGGACTTGAGGATAGAGAGTGCAAAGCGCACAATTGAAGAAGATCTCCCCGGCTATGCAATAGGAGGACTTTCTGTTGGTGAGCCAAAAGAGCTCATGTATGAGATGATAGAAGTTTTGCACCCAATCCTGCCAGAAGATAAACCTCGCTACTTGATGGGAGTTGGAACACCAGACTGCCTGTATGAATCTGTCATTCGCGGTGTTGACATGTTCGACTGTGTGTTTGCAACGCGAACTGCTCGAAATGGAACAGTTTTCACAAAAGAGGGCAGGATGATTATAAAAAATGCTCAGTATGCAAAGGACTTCAGACCCATTGAGGAGGATTGTGACTGCTACACATGCCAGAACTTTACCCGCGCTTACTTGAGGCACTTGATTAAAGCTGAGGAAATCCTGGGGGCAATTTTGCTTTCTATCCACAATGTAAGATTTTTGCTAAGGTTCATGGAAAAGCTGAGAAAGGATATTGAAGAGGATAGGATATAA
- a CDS encoding Rpn family recombination-promoting nuclease/putative transposase, with product MSTYRKYDEGYKKLFSNKENLIWFLQDVLNEERFRRIEKNDIEIIATESINKRWQKKSSDIVYKIKYKDFFFCLTIEFQSKKDKRILHRLYEYMHLIQLKNKVNGEIPVVVPIVLYNGISHWKPNEQYSEIILFAEDFPEFAQNFKVIFLDIKSIPEEKLISASNVLAIAMYIDQVSNNPERVLNRILNLRGKIHLNWEQREELADWLYEVILRAYGVSEEEAEEMFKKSGLEVDEMFSSTAEKIKQGIEREKKKIAKEAMKQGMKQGMKQGMKQGMKQGMKQGMKRAMKLIAKQMLKDNQPIELISKYTGLTPEEIKKLK from the coding sequence ATGAGCACTTATAGAAAGTATGATGAAGGATACAAGAAATTATTTTCTAATAAAGAGAATCTAATTTGGTTTTTACAGGATGTTTTAAATGAAGAAAGATTTAGGAGAATAGAAAAGAATGATATAGAGATTATTGCAACTGAGTCGATAAATAAAAGGTGGCAAAAGAAAAGCTCAGACATAGTGTATAAAATAAAATATAAAGATTTTTTCTTTTGTTTGACTATTGAGTTTCAAAGTAAAAAGGACAAGAGAATTTTGCACAGGTTATATGAATATATGCATCTTATTCAGCTCAAGAACAAAGTAAATGGTGAAATACCAGTAGTTGTGCCAATTGTACTGTATAATGGCATAAGTCATTGGAAACCTAATGAACAGTATAGCGAAATTATCCTATTTGCAGAAGATTTTCCTGAGTTCGCACAAAATTTCAAAGTGATATTCTTAGATATCAAAAGTATACCCGAGGAGAAATTAATAAGTGCATCAAATGTATTAGCAATAGCGATGTACATTGACCAGGTATCTAATAATCCTGAAAGGGTACTAAATAGGATATTAAATTTGAGAGGGAAAATACATCTTAATTGGGAACAGAGAGAAGAATTGGCTGATTGGCTGTATGAAGTTATTTTAAGAGCTTATGGTGTTAGTGAAGAAGAAGCAGAAGAAATGTTTAAAAAATCAGGATTGGAGGTGGATGAAATGTTTTCAAGCACAGCTGAAAAGATAAAGCAAGGAATCGAAAGAGAAAAGAAAAAAATTGCTAAAGAGGCAATGAAGCAAGGCATGAAACAAGGCATGAAACAAGGTATGAAACAAGGTATGAAACAAGGTATGAAACAAGGTATGAAGCGAGCAATGAAATTAATTGCAAAACAGATGCTAAAAGATAATCAACCTATAGAGCTTATTTCGAAGTATACGGGTCTTACACCTGAAGAAATAAAAAAATTGAAGTAA
- a CDS encoding glycoside hydrolase family 130 protein, whose protein sequence is MIKLERLSTKPVLEPKKDDDWQRSAVFNAAAIYYRGLVHILYRATDLPPHEKYGAYISRIGYAVSTDGINFFRFDKPVMVAVCEQERRGIEDPRIVRIGDTFYMTYTGFGNRFEGDYRIMIAKSRNLITWERIGIVLDEPNKDAALFPKKIEGRYVMFHRRYPNMWLAFSEDLKNWTDHVEVVKIRPNTWESSRVGVAGPPIEHRYGYIVIYHAADHLNIYRLGILLLDKKDPTKILSRQDEPILEPELDWEINGYIPNVVFSCGHVQLGEDLLVYYGGADTVIGVARLNLREIKFE, encoded by the coding sequence ATGATAAAACTTGAAAGACTTTCTACTAAACCTGTATTGGAACCCAAAAAGGATGATGATTGGCAGCGTTCTGCTGTTTTTAATGCTGCTGCAATATATTACAGAGGGCTAGTCCATATATTGTATAGAGCAACAGACCTTCCACCACACGAAAAATATGGAGCATATATTTCTCGAATTGGGTATGCCGTATCAACTGATGGAATAAACTTTTTCAGATTTGACAAGCCTGTGATGGTAGCTGTGTGCGAACAAGAGAGAAGAGGAATTGAGGACCCAAGAATCGTAAGAATAGGCGACACTTTTTATATGACTTACACAGGTTTTGGTAACAGATTTGAAGGAGATTACAGGATAATGATTGCAAAATCAAGAAATCTTATTACATGGGAAAGAATTGGCATTGTGCTTGATGAACCTAACAAAGATGCGGCATTATTTCCGAAGAAAATAGAGGGACGGTATGTGATGTTTCATCGCAGGTACCCAAACATGTGGCTTGCTTTCTCTGAAGATTTAAAAAACTGGACAGATCACGTAGAAGTTGTAAAAATAAGACCAAATACATGGGAAAGTAGTCGTGTAGGAGTTGCTGGTCCGCCTATTGAACACAGGTATGGGTATATTGTTATTTACCATGCTGCTGATCATTTGAATATCTATCGTTTGGGAATTTTACTTTTAGATAAAAAAGATCCTACTAAAATTTTATCACGGCAAGATGAACCCATTCTTGAACCAGAGCTTGACTGGGAAATAAATGGTTACATTCCCAATGTTGTTTTTAGTTGTGGTCATGTTCAACTGGGAGAAGATCTTTTAGTTTATTATGGAGGAGCTGATACTGTTATTGGTGTTGCAAGATTAAACTTGAGAGAGATAAAATTTGAGTAG
- a CDS encoding glycoside hydrolase family 130 protein: MFKLKRLSQKPILEPIPTNAWESKAVFNPGVIYHNGYIHLFYRACNNTFEALSFPQPQQDYKFVSSIGYAKSKDGINFERMPLPLLQGQGEQEDWGMEDPRITYLDGRFYMVYTAFGGRSWDDIRISLISSLDLINWTNERKMLLDEPNKDGALHPEKVKGKYMLYHRRPPSIWVAFSDDLVHWQDHKIIMTPREGKWDSYKIGIAGPPILIEDGWLLIYHGVDEEKTYRLGAALLDREDPAKVVARQEEPILEPELEWERKGLVPNVVFSCGQCIFDGMLLVYYGACDTCIGVAGIEIEKIKF, encoded by the coding sequence TTGTTTAAGTTAAAAAGACTATCACAAAAACCAATATTAGAACCAATTCCAACAAACGCTTGGGAATCAAAGGCTGTTTTCAATCCAGGTGTAATTTACCATAATGGATACATTCACTTGTTTTACAGAGCATGTAACAATACTTTTGAAGCTCTTTCGTTTCCTCAACCTCAGCAGGATTATAAATTTGTCTCTTCAATAGGATATGCAAAAAGTAAAGATGGGATTAATTTTGAAAGGATGCCACTTCCTTTGCTTCAAGGACAAGGAGAACAAGAAGATTGGGGGATGGAAGATCCAAGAATAACTTATCTTGATGGCAGATTTTATATGGTTTATACGGCTTTTGGTGGAAGGAGTTGGGATGATATTAGAATTTCTCTAATTTCATCCCTAGATCTTATAAATTGGACAAATGAAAGAAAAATGCTTCTCGATGAGCCTAATAAAGATGGTGCTTTGCATCCAGAAAAAGTAAAAGGGAAATATATGCTTTATCATAGACGTCCTCCTTCCATCTGGGTGGCTTTTTCAGATGACCTTGTACATTGGCAAGATCACAAGATCATCATGACACCTCGAGAGGGCAAATGGGACAGTTATAAGATAGGCATAGCAGGGCCCCCCATTTTAATAGAAGACGGTTGGTTATTGATTTATCATGGAGTTGATGAAGAAAAAACATATAGGTTAGGGGCAGCTCTTTTGGATAGGGAAGACCCTGCAAAAGTTGTGGCACGTCAAGAAGAACCTATTTTGGAACCTGAACTTGAATGGGAGAGAAAAGGACTTGTACCGAATGTTGTGTTCAGTTGTGGACAGTGTATATTTGATGGGATGTTGCTTGTTTATTACGGAGCATGTGATACATGCATAGGAGTTGCTGGAATTGAAATAGAAAAGATAAAGTTTTAG
- a CDS encoding Rpn family recombination-promoting nuclease/putative transposase, with amino-acid sequence MDNENKEKLPANEHDSTFKLLFENPKDIYLLLSKIINYSWANEIRESSIEIKKTNYITKEFSQVEADVVAKARLKDRDVYFYILIENQSTVAKDMPERLLRYMISIWAEEIRNGVEKLPAIIPIVVYNGLDRRWEVSTDIIGAFDIFKNDIFKYKVVDIAQIDVKNYLQEEDVLTPIIFYLEQVRNDSNELVRRLQEIEQSLKKLSFNNIERFLLWSQYVIRPRLGNEQKKEYDKLVRKVRQEGVELMGEFVSNVARLLDETKTKEFLAGVQQGIQQGIQQERIETAKRMIQLGISYDVISKATNLSTEEIEKIAREKIN; translated from the coding sequence ATGGACAATGAAAACAAGGAAAAACTTCCTGCAAATGAGCATGATTCTACTTTTAAACTTCTTTTTGAAAATCCTAAGGATATTTATCTTTTGTTGAGCAAAATCATAAACTATAGTTGGGCGAACGAAATACGTGAAAGCTCAATTGAAATAAAAAAGACAAATTACATTACAAAGGAATTTTCTCAAGTAGAGGCAGATGTTGTGGCAAAAGCAAGGCTAAAAGACAGAGATGTATATTTTTATATATTGATAGAAAACCAATCAACAGTAGCAAAAGATATGCCAGAACGATTATTGCGGTATATGATTTCCATATGGGCAGAAGAAATAAGAAATGGTGTTGAAAAACTGCCGGCTATTATTCCTATTGTTGTTTATAATGGGCTTGATAGAAGGTGGGAAGTGTCTACCGATATAATTGGGGCATTTGATATTTTTAAAAATGATATTTTCAAGTACAAGGTTGTAGATATTGCTCAAATTGATGTCAAAAATTACTTGCAAGAAGAAGATGTTTTAACACCAATAATTTTCTATTTAGAACAGGTAAGAAATGACAGCAATGAATTAGTTCGCAGGTTACAAGAAATTGAACAAAGCTTAAAGAAGCTAAGTTTTAACAATATTGAGAGGTTTTTGCTATGGTCCCAGTATGTTATAAGACCAAGATTAGGGAATGAACAAAAGAAAGAATATGACAAGCTTGTAAGGAAGGTAAGACAAGAGGGGGTGGAGCTGATGGGTGAGTTTGTGTCAAATGTGGCAAGGCTTTTGGATGAGACAAAAACAAAAGAATTTTTGGCAGGCGTCCAACAAGGGATTCAACAAGGTATCCAGCAAGAGAGGATAGAGACAGCAAAAAGAATGATTCAGTTAGGAATTTCATACGATGTCATATCCAAGGCGACCAACCTAAGTACTGAAGAGATTGAAAAGATAGCGCGGGAAAAGATTAACTAA
- the thiE gene encoding thiamine phosphate synthase, which yields MSLTKEEKLKLFSTYTIYGMTAEKFSNGRSNIEIVKAMLDSGIKIIQYREKYKSLKEKYKECLEIRKLTEDYGALLIVNDHADLCQMVGADGVHLGQEDLPADEVRKLLGDKFIIGVTTHTKDQVLKAKEDGADYVGLGPVFASFTKDNPHPPIGLEMVKWTAENSPLPFVTIGGIKEHNLKEVLASGARCICAVTEIVGADDIRKKIESLFKILKSFERR from the coding sequence TTGAGTTTGACTAAAGAAGAAAAATTAAAGCTATTTTCAACATATACCATCTATGGGATGACAGCAGAGAAATTTTCAAATGGAAGGTCTAATATTGAAATTGTAAAAGCCATGCTTGACAGCGGCATAAAAATTATTCAGTACAGGGAAAAATATAAATCTTTAAAAGAAAAGTACAAAGAATGTCTTGAGATAAGAAAACTTACAGAAGATTATGGGGCACTCTTAATTGTCAACGACCATGCAGACCTTTGCCAGATGGTAGGTGCAGACGGTGTTCATTTGGGGCAAGAAGACTTACCAGCAGATGAGGTGAGAAAACTCTTGGGTGACAAATTTATAATCGGTGTTACCACACACACAAAGGACCAAGTTTTGAAAGCAAAGGAAGATGGTGCTGACTATGTGGGTTTGGGACCAGTCTTTGCAAGCTTTACAAAAGACAATCCACATCCACCAATTGGGCTTGAAATGGTAAAATGGACAGCTGAAAATTCTCCTTTACCTTTTGTTACAATAGGTGGGATTAAGGAGCACAATTTAAAAGAGGTCTTAGCAAGTGGTGCAAGGTGTATCTGTGCTGTTACAGAGATTGTGGGTGCAGATGATATTCGCAAAAAGATAGAAAGCCTTTTTAAGATTTTGAAAAGTTTTGAAAGGAGATGA
- the thiF gene encoding sulfur carrier protein ThiS adenylyltransferase ThiF translates to MSLFDLMLKNYFDEKMLENLSKVKVLIIGCGGLGSNIAVLLVRCGVKNLTIVDFDKVDISNLNRQNYFFYQAGEDKTSALKDILSKINPYVSVKAMNMKVDESNIDGLILEHDIIVEAVDNELTKVLIFRKAHEHGKKVVLASGIAGFGDCENIKIKRGKNFSIIGDFVTSIKEKKPLAPKVVAVAAMQADEVLRMVSELEFD, encoded by the coding sequence ATGAGCTTATTTGACCTTATGCTAAAAAACTATTTTGATGAAAAAATGCTTGAAAATCTCTCAAAGGTAAAAGTCCTTATTATTGGCTGTGGCGGCCTTGGCTCTAACATTGCAGTGTTGCTGGTTAGATGCGGTGTCAAAAATCTCACAATAGTCGATTTTGACAAAGTGGACATTTCAAACCTCAACAGGCAAAATTATTTCTTTTATCAAGCAGGTGAGGATAAAACCTCTGCACTCAAGGACATTCTTTCAAAGATAAATCCTTATGTAAGTGTAAAGGCTATGAACATGAAGGTTGATGAGTCGAACATAGATGGCTTGATTTTGGAACATGACATCATTGTCGAAGCTGTTGACAATGAACTTACCAAGGTTTTGATTTTCAGAAAAGCACACGAGCATGGAAAAAAGGTTGTCTTAGCATCAGGGATTGCAGGGTTTGGCGACTGTGAAAACATTAAAATCAAGCGTGGCAAGAACTTTTCGATTATAGGTGACTTTGTAACATCAATAAAAGAGAAAAAACCTCTTGCTCCAAAAGTGGTTGCAGTTGCTGCAATGCAGGCTGATGAGGTTTTGAGGATGGTGAGCGAGCTTGAGTTTGACTAA
- the thiC gene encoding phosphomethylpyrimidine synthase ThiC, whose product MTQMSLAKQGIFTREMELAIQNEEIDKEEFLQKVTEGKIVIPANKNRKRDKYFAIGDGTYVKINVNLGVSEACPNFDLERQKLELAKKFDVESVMDLSSGLDASNFRKYILQNYDFIVGTVPVYQVASRHDDITKVDGKEFIEEIERQAEEGVDFFTIHAGITRRTLERFEKNDRLLKIVSRGGALLYKWMMANGKENPLYEHFDEILKICKKHDVTISLGDSLRPGAVADATDALQIEELINLGELTKMAWKEDVQVMIEGPGHMRANEIAANMVIQKRLCHGAPFYVLGPLTTDIAAGYDHISGAMGALIAALNGADFLCYVTPAEHLRLPSLEDVKEGIVAFRIAAHSANIAKGFKKPLEKDIEMSVARRDLDWEKMISLSVDPQKAREYRSTYPSDTCSMCGRLCAVKNSRDKAVL is encoded by the coding sequence ATGACTCAAATGAGCTTAGCAAAACAGGGGATATTTACAAGAGAGATGGAACTTGCAATCCAAAATGAAGAGATAGATAAAGAAGAATTTTTGCAAAAAGTTACAGAGGGCAAGATTGTTATTCCTGCAAACAAGAATAGAAAAAGAGACAAATATTTTGCCATTGGCGATGGAACATATGTCAAGATAAATGTTAATCTTGGTGTGTCAGAGGCATGTCCAAACTTTGATCTAGAGCGCCAAAAGCTTGAACTTGCCAAAAAATTTGATGTTGAATCTGTGATGGATTTGTCAAGTGGGCTTGATGCTTCAAACTTTAGAAAATACATTCTTCAAAACTATGACTTTATAGTAGGAACAGTTCCAGTTTACCAGGTTGCATCAAGGCACGACGACATCACAAAGGTTGACGGCAAAGAGTTTATAGAAGAGATTGAAAGGCAGGCAGAAGAAGGAGTTGACTTTTTCACAATCCATGCAGGGATTACAAGAAGGACTTTGGAGAGGTTTGAAAAAAATGATCGTCTGCTCAAGATTGTCTCAAGAGGCGGAGCACTTCTTTATAAATGGATGATGGCAAACGGAAAAGAGAATCCTTTGTATGAGCATTTTGATGAGATTTTGAAGATATGCAAAAAACATGATGTTACAATCAGCCTTGGCGATAGTCTAAGACCAGGTGCGGTGGCTGATGCAACAGACGCGCTGCAGATAGAAGAACTTATAAACCTTGGCGAGCTTACCAAAATGGCCTGGAAAGAAGATGTGCAGGTGATGATAGAAGGGCCAGGGCACATGAGAGCAAACGAGATTGCAGCAAACATGGTAATTCAAAAAAGGCTTTGCCACGGTGCACCGTTTTATGTCTTAGGTCCTCTTACAACAGACATTGCAGCAGGGTACGACCATATCTCAGGTGCGATGGGTGCGCTCATTGCAGCTTTGAATGGAGCAGATTTTCTGTGCTATGTTACACCTGCTGAACATTTGAGACTTCCATCTTTAGAGGATGTCAAAGAAGGGATTGTTGCGTTCAGAATTGCAGCGCACAGTGCAAATATAGCAAAAGGGTTCAAAAAGCCGCTTGAAAAAGATATTGAGATGTCAGTAGCAAGAAGAGACCTTGACTGGGAAAAGATGATAAGCCTTTCGGTTGACCCGCAAAAGGCAAGAGAATATAGAAGCACATACCCTTCTGATACATGCTCTATGTGTGGAAGGCTGTGTGCTGTAAAAAATTCAAGGGATAAAGCTGTTTTATAA
- a CDS encoding thiazole synthase, producing the protein MFEIGGKTLKSRLFVGTGKLPDYSLVEKMYYEAGVEVFAVAVRRIGPNTKHTKNVLEYIPKNAIIMVNTSGAQDHKEAVKIAMIGRELTNSNWVKVEIEKDTKYLFPDSIETLKACEILVKEGFNVFPYIYPDLNLAKELEQIGVEAVMPLGSPIGTNKGIGCEVLLKPIINEIKIPVIIDAGIGRPSHAAKAMEMGADAVLINTAIATSSDPVKMALAFSKAVEAGRLAFEVGLLKEYEYAQASSPLEDFITG; encoded by the coding sequence ATGTTCGAGATAGGTGGCAAGACCCTCAAATCAAGACTTTTTGTTGGAACAGGAAAGCTTCCTGACTACTCACTTGTTGAAAAAATGTACTATGAGGCAGGAGTAGAAGTTTTTGCTGTTGCTGTCAGACGAATTGGTCCTAACACCAAGCATACCAAAAACGTGTTAGAATATATCCCTAAAAATGCAATAATTATGGTAAACACCTCAGGTGCGCAGGACCATAAAGAGGCTGTAAAGATTGCAATGATAGGAAGAGAGCTTACAAATTCCAATTGGGTAAAGGTTGAGATTGAAAAAGACACAAAGTACCTTTTCCCGGACAGCATTGAGACTTTGAAAGCTTGCGAGATTCTGGTAAAAGAAGGGTTCAATGTCTTCCCGTATATATACCCAGACCTCAACCTTGCAAAAGAGCTTGAGCAAATTGGTGTTGAAGCTGTCATGCCGCTTGGCTCACCAATTGGGACAAACAAAGGTATAGGTTGTGAAGTGCTTTTAAAACCAATTATAAACGAGATAAAAATTCCTGTGATAATTGATGCAGGAATTGGAAGACCATCTCATGCAGCAAAGGCTATGGAAATGGGAGCTGATGCTGTTTTAATCAACACAGCAATTGCAACATCTTCAGACCCTGTGAAAATGGCTTTAGCATTTTCTAAAGCTGTTGAGGCAGGAAGGCTTGCTTTTGAGGTTGGGCTTTTGAAAGAATATGAGTATGCTCAGGCGTCATCACCTTTGGAAGATTTTATAACAGGCTAA
- the thiD gene encoding bifunctional hydroxymethylpyrimidine kinase/phosphomethylpyrimidine kinase, translating into MKKVLIIAGFDPSGGAGVLLDVKVVRALNSYATSVVTSLTVQDTQRVYDLKPIDPHFFEYQLQKVVEDIKPDSVKIGLLGSSEIAVVVLRNLKRYNLKKVVCDPVLKSTSGFEFCKSEFIEFLKYEFFKACDVITPNKNEAEVIFDVEIKNFDEDVLSCVQERMKKMGIKSCILKGGHLPGEVAEDVLITHNDIFKVHAKKQGFTDSIHGTGCAFSTAFATFLAKGYNMYDALISTKEYVSNLIYKSTKIGNGKLILNP; encoded by the coding sequence ATGAAAAAAGTGCTCATAATTGCCGGGTTTGACCCATCAGGTGGTGCAGGCGTTTTGCTTGACGTAAAAGTTGTGAGGGCGTTGAATAGTTATGCAACATCTGTAGTAACATCTTTGACAGTCCAGGATACTCAAAGGGTCTATGACTTAAAACCCATAGACCCTCATTTTTTTGAGTATCAGCTTCAAAAAGTGGTTGAAGATATAAAGCCAGATAGTGTCAAGATTGGACTTTTAGGAAGTTCTGAGATAGCAGTTGTTGTGCTGAGAAACTTAAAAAGGTACAATCTTAAAAAAGTAGTGTGTGACCCGGTTTTGAAATCCACAAGCGGTTTTGAGTTTTGTAAAAGTGAGTTTATAGAATTTTTAAAGTATGAGTTTTTCAAAGCTTGTGATGTAATAACACCCAACAAAAATGAGGCAGAAGTCATTTTTGATGTGGAAATTAAAAATTTTGATGAAGATGTTCTAAGCTGCGTTCAAGAAAGAATGAAGAAAATGGGAATAAAATCATGCATCCTAAAAGGCGGTCATCTTCCTGGCGAGGTTGCAGAGGATGTTTTGATAACACATAATGATATTTTTAAAGTACATGCAAAAAAACAAGGCTTTACAGATAGCATTCACGGGACTGGTTGTGCATTTTCGACTGCATTTGCCACTTTCCTTGCAAAGGGATATAATATGTATGATGCCTTGATAAGCACCAAAGAGTATGTTTCAAACCTAATATATAAGTCTACAAAAATCGGAAATGGAAAGCTCATTTTAAACCCATAG
- the thiS gene encoding sulfur carrier protein ThiS, whose amino-acid sequence MIRVNDEEMEFYGNVLELLLSLNLNPQVCAVLVNGEIVKKEMWENFLLKDGDYVEIVSFVGGG is encoded by the coding sequence TTGATAAGGGTAAATGATGAAGAGATGGAGTTTTATGGAAACGTGCTTGAGCTTTTGCTAAGTCTTAATTTAAATCCTCAAGTCTGTGCAGTTTTAGTCAATGGCGAAATTGTGAAAAAGGAGATGTGGGAAAACTTCTTGCTCAAAGACGGAGATTATGTTGAAATCGTAAGTTTTGTTGGCGGTGGATAA
- the thiH gene encoding 2-iminoacetate synthase ThiH: protein MTEFIREAQKVWEEFKDYVPTYDEVCEILEKEVVSIEDVAKLLNVEDKNLILLMASKAKKITRENFGKVILLYAPLYISNYCQNGCVYCGFSCRKNYKREKLDLDEIENELRSMKEEGIDSVIILTGEDRIHSPVDYIKQACKIATEYMSEVSIEVYPLFEEEYKSLVNAGVVGITIYQETYQKEDYEKLHPFGPKKDFDFRLSAVERALSVGFHEACVGPLLGLSHPKKDVLCTLLHAEYLLDRFPKAEISVSFPRFRSAGVDFVPRYTISDKDFIKFLLIARLYLPRVGIVISTREDARLRDALIDVCITKMSAGSKTTVGGYATQGEKDAQFEVEDRRTVAEVVESIIKKGLRPEFTNWVRGVNSL from the coding sequence ATGACAGAGTTTATAAGAGAAGCTCAAAAAGTTTGGGAAGAGTTTAAAGATTATGTCCCCACTTATGATGAGGTATGTGAAATCTTAGAAAAAGAAGTTGTAAGCATTGAAGATGTGGCAAAACTCTTGAATGTGGAAGATAAAAACTTAATCCTTCTTATGGCAAGCAAAGCTAAAAAGATCACAAGAGAAAACTTTGGCAAGGTCATCCTCTTGTATGCGCCGCTGTATATCTCAAACTACTGCCAAAACGGATGTGTTTATTGCGGATTTTCTTGCAGGAAAAATTATAAAAGAGAGAAGCTTGATCTTGATGAGATTGAAAATGAGCTAAGGAGTATGAAAGAAGAGGGTATCGACTCTGTTATAATCCTCACAGGAGAGGATAGAATACACTCTCCAGTTGACTATATTAAACAGGCCTGCAAAATAGCAACAGAATATATGTCAGAAGTTTCGATTGAGGTTTATCCTCTTTTTGAAGAAGAATATAAAAGTCTTGTAAACGCTGGTGTTGTGGGAATAACCATATATCAGGAGACATATCAAAAAGAAGATTATGAGAAGCTACATCCTTTTGGACCAAAAAAGGATTTTGATTTTAGGCTTTCTGCTGTTGAAAGAGCCCTATCTGTCGGGTTTCATGAAGCGTGTGTGGGACCGCTTTTGGGGCTGTCTCATCCCAAAAAAGATGTACTTTGTACTTTGCTTCATGCAGAGTATCTTCTTGACAGATTTCCAAAAGCAGAAATCTCAGTTTCATTCCCACGCTTTAGAAGCGCAGGAGTAGATTTTGTTCCGCGATACACTATCTCTGACAAAGATTTTATAAAGTTTCTACTTATTGCAAGGCTTTATCTTCCAAGAGTTGGGATTGTGATATCCACACGGGAAGATGCGCGACTTCGTGATGCACTCATTGATGTGTGTATAACAAAGATGTCGGCAGGTTCTAAAACAACTGTGGGCGGATATGCAACACAGGGGGAAAAAGATGCCCAGTTTGAGGTTGAAGATAGAAGAACTGTTGCTGAGGTTGTAGAGAGTATAATAAAAAAAGGACTGCGACCCGAGTTTACTAACTGGGTAAGGGGTGTAAACAGTTTATGA